TATTTACATAAACTCCTTTACTTGAATGATATAATCTACATGGCATATGAGGGAAAGATTGAATACTTCTCCAACAACTATCCCTCATGTCGTAAACATTTACCACACTTTGCATGCCTACTTGGCTATCATTGTTATAGTAAAAGCCCGTCACCACCTTATAAGTGTCACTCACACGATCATATCCAAACCCAAAAATGCTATTACTCGGGAGTTGCTGTATGGGCAATGGCAAAGGTAGTGACATTTTAGACCATAACCTAATGGCTGGGTTCCAGAAACATACATAACAAGCCCATGGCGATTTATATATGGAATTGGTAAAAGAGACCAAGCCGTTGCAGACACCAAGCAAATCGAAATCCGTCGCAATTGGGTGGAAGAGATGACCCTTTGGGTACTGAGGTGAGAACAACAAAGAAACAGAATAATGCGATACATGTAATTTGTAGCCGTGTTTAGAGTAGTAGACCCTGGTCTCGGACAGTAATTTGATGTGTGCGAAGTTTGTGGTGTTAGCTGAAGATCGACCAAGGTGCGATTTCACGAATTGGTGATCGGAGATGATAAGCTTCCAAGACTTGCATACGCACTTGAATCGTATGAGAGATTTCACGGGGAGCAACAACAAGATTTCCCAGATGAGTTCGTCAGGAACAAAAATCTGTGGTGGAGACTTTGCATCTGGAACAGGGAGTGGTGGTGGTCGTGGTTTTACCTTTAGTAGGTCTTCTGTTCCTCCATCCCTTGTCAAGATTTGAACCCAGGTCAACATGGTCTTGTTACGATACAGTAGCGGCCACAATTGCAATTTCTGAATGCAATTTGAAACCTAGACTATAAGCAAGGATGCCTAGGTTTTACGGTTTAACTCATTCCTCTTATAATATATCTAAATGATATTAAttcaaaaaaggaaaatatcTTAATGATATTTCccctaaaaaaattgaaaatatctaaatgatatttattattaatttgaaTCAGTTCAACTATTTTTTTAAGGTGAATCATATCAATTTGATATTGCATGATATATCATGCCAAATCAAATATATACCTTCTTCtaagagaaaaaggatgatgcaccgacggtgtaaagtttttttacaccgtcaaccaatcagattttaatgATATGCTACgtcaattaataaaattaaataaaagaaattttttatcacatctttagaatctgattggttgatgtTGTAAAAGAACTTTACACCATCAGGgcttaaaaattaaactctctaattaggatttaatttactTGTATTGTTTTTTTAACGAACATGTATTGTTAAATCATATAAACCGTCATTTTCCTTTGTAaccgaaaataaaaaattatacaaacCGGTTATTAACaattctttccaaaaaaaaggttattaacaattaaaatgaaataatatttgatttaaattataaaattttactatatattattgatttaaaaatttattttaaatgtccAATGTacatttttttacaagaggaaaattagACGAAGAGCAAATACACACTAAAATagtaaaaacaaagagagattTCCTAAGTGTCCAATCAATatcaatttatatatatatatatatatatatatatatatatatatatatattataaaagaacaacttctagcatgacgtgtcagcaccagattaattcttagtgacgtgtcattctcacaaaaaaaatttcacgtgtcattctcaggtacttttagagtattaattaatttttatggtatttttattgacttttcggatttttaattaattcaggattttatgagttttaattaatttgtcttatttttattaaatattaa
This is a stretch of genomic DNA from Lotus japonicus ecotype B-129 chromosome 1, LjGifu_v1.2. It encodes these proteins:
- the LOC130733770 gene encoding F-box/kelch-repeat protein At3g23880-like, producing MLTWVQILTRDGGTEDLLKVKPRPPPLPVPDAKSPPQIFVPDELIWEILLLLPVKSLIRFKCVCKSWKLIISDHQFVKSHLGRSSANTTNFAHIKLLSETRVYYSKHGYKLHVSHYSVSLLFSPQYPKGHLFHPIATDFDLLGVCNGLVSFTNSIYKSPWACYVCFWNPAIRLWSKMSLPLPLPIQQLPSNSIFGFGYDRVSDTYKVVTGFYYNNDSQVGMQSVVNVYDMRDSCWRSIQSFPHMPCRLYHSSKGVYVNNKLNWMLELNTELFVIVSLDLATEEQLQISLPYFPPDANDEDLLLGSTKDSLCVLHKVDHTRFAIWQMKEFGAHESWIQLFNFDFEEHLNLVSLPFHLNGFILSESHECPKLC